One Melospiza melodia melodia isolate bMelMel2 chromosome 1, bMelMel2.pri, whole genome shotgun sequence genomic window carries:
- the HIGD1A gene encoding HIG1 domain family member 1A, mitochondrial, whose amino-acid sequence MSPSQESVYPDYETETSQTSKLIKKVKETPFVPIGMAGFTAVVAYGLYKLKHRGDRKLSLHLIHMRVAAQGFAVGALTCGVLYSMFREYVVKPKE is encoded by the exons ATGTCACCCAGCCAGGAATCCGTTTACCCTGACTATGAGACAGAGACCAGCCAGACCTCAAAGCTGATAAAAAAGGTTAAGGAGACGCCATTTGTGCCCATCG GGATGGCTGGCTTCACCGCCGTGGTGGCCTACGGGCTGTACAAGCTGAAGCACAGAGGTGACAGGAAACTGTCCCTTCACCTGATCCACATGCGGGTGGCAGCCCAGGGCTTCGCCGTGGGAGCGCTGACGTGTG GGGTGCTGTATTCCATGTTCCGGGAGTATGTGGTGAAGCCCAAGGAATAG